A window from bacterium encodes these proteins:
- a CDS encoding aromatic ring-hydroxylating dioxygenase subunit alpha → MQTDVLQTKRPPTFAEASTRRQKARAAGLVPDHWYIVARANELRPGDMKEIVFSKQSIALYRGQDGEYRAIENRCAHRSLKLTTGVVEGCNLICQYHGWMYNGDGRLIGVKHDRFGHELLNLRIRSYPVAVSDGLVWMFPGDSKKANQTPIPALPEMGSGSGWSHYVREYRWQCHHSMVIDNLCDLSHGYLHRRTRPFGYDARLTRYQSGADDVTIEYQVRIGDSKLMNALFDRRQMPSGSLLLKCDYPYFWSWTDDYIKIFVSFIPVDERTTHFFMVGLVRPMNFPYTGWKLPKWAMEAVVRYLSPLELDKIMKEDQAALSWEIDAYERHWNEPAIELNPVVNAVQDLIIGKWTAYMKSEA, encoded by the coding sequence ATGCAAACCGATGTATTGCAGACCAAGCGACCGCCGACGTTTGCAGAGGCGAGCACCCGCCGACAAAAAGCACGAGCCGCCGGCCTCGTTCCCGATCACTGGTATATCGTCGCTCGCGCCAACGAACTCCGACCCGGAGACATGAAGGAGATCGTATTCTCCAAGCAATCGATCGCGCTTTATCGGGGCCAGGACGGAGAGTACCGAGCCATTGAGAACCGTTGTGCGCACCGATCGCTCAAGCTGACGACGGGGGTCGTCGAGGGTTGCAATCTGATTTGCCAGTATCATGGGTGGATGTACAACGGCGACGGCCGGTTGATTGGAGTGAAACACGATCGATTTGGCCATGAATTGCTGAATCTCCGTATTCGGAGCTATCCGGTTGCGGTCAGTGACGGGCTTGTTTGGATGTTTCCGGGCGATAGTAAAAAGGCGAACCAAACGCCGATTCCGGCGCTACCGGAGATGGGGTCCGGCAGCGGATGGAGTCACTACGTGCGCGAGTACCGCTGGCAGTGCCACCACTCCATGGTTATCGACAACTTGTGCGACTTGAGTCACGGGTACTTGCATCGAAGGACCAGACCCTTCGGCTACGATGCCAGGCTCACTCGCTACCAATCGGGCGCCGACGACGTGACCATCGAGTATCAGGTCCGGATCGGCGACAGCAAGCTCATGAACGCGCTATTCGATCGTCGGCAGATGCCATCCGGGTCGCTTCTTCTGAAGTGCGACTATCCATATTTTTGGTCATGGACGGACGATTACATCAAGATCTTCGTGAGTTTCATCCCAGTGGACGAACGGACCACGCATTTCTTCATGGTCGGTCTGGTTCGACCTATGAATTTCCCTTACACCGGCTGGAAACTCCCGAAGTGGGCAATGGAGGCCGTCGTCAGGTACTTGTCTCCCTTGGAGCTCGACAAGATCATGAAAGAAGATCAGGCCGCGCTGAGTTGGGAAATCGACGCCTACGAGCGCCATTGGAATGAACCGGCCATCGAGCTGAATCCGGTGGTCAATGCGGTGCAGGATCTGATCATTGGGAAGTGGACGGCATACATGAAGTCCGAGGCTTAG
- a CDS encoding methyltransferase domain-containing protein: protein MNATKAAKYVGYFDKEVLERKENYASLVNTYYELVTDFYEFGWGRSFHFAPRRRGESFKDSLTRMERYLAQKLGLAQHSVVLDAGCGVGGPMREIARYTGARIVGININADQVTRARKYNRAAQLDGQCSVVHGDFMELPVEDASFDAAFAIEATCHAPDRTASFSEIARALRPGGLFAVQEWCMTDAYEPGNPLHEQLKHDIEVGDALPELTGTNAVDEAFIAAGFEILMRRDLRQDSDPELPWYHPLTGRELSLSGLPRTQFGRKLTNRFVHLLEKLRLAPKGTKAVSDMLMRTSDALVAAGELGIFTPMYFVLARR from the coding sequence ATGAATGCCACTAAAGCTGCCAAATACGTCGGCTACTTCGACAAAGAGGTCCTGGAGCGCAAGGAAAACTACGCTTCATTGGTCAACACCTACTACGAGCTCGTCACCGATTTCTACGAATTCGGCTGGGGCAGGTCCTTTCATTTTGCGCCGCGTCGCCGCGGCGAGAGCTTCAAAGATTCTCTGACCCGAATGGAGCGCTATCTGGCCCAAAAGTTAGGTCTGGCCCAGCACAGCGTCGTTCTCGACGCTGGTTGCGGTGTCGGCGGTCCGATGCGCGAAATCGCGCGCTACACCGGCGCCAGGATAGTCGGCATCAACATTAACGCCGATCAAGTCACGCGCGCCCGTAAATATAACCGTGCCGCGCAACTCGACGGCCAATGCAGCGTCGTCCACGGCGATTTCATGGAGCTTCCGGTGGAGGACGCGTCGTTCGACGCCGCCTTTGCCATCGAAGCCACGTGTCATGCGCCTGATCGCACCGCGTCGTTCTCCGAAATCGCGCGAGCCCTCCGGCCAGGTGGACTGTTCGCGGTTCAGGAATGGTGCATGACGGACGCTTACGAACCCGGTAACCCGTTGCACGAACAGTTGAAGCATGACATCGAGGTCGGAGACGCCTTGCCCGAGCTCACCGGGACGAATGCCGTCGACGAGGCGTTCATCGCCGCCGGCTTCGAAATTCTGATGCGCCGCGACCTTCGGCAGGACTCGGATCCGGAGCTGCCCTGGTATCACCCTTTGACCGGCCGTGAGCTCTCGCTCTCCGGCCTGCCGCGCACGCAATTCGGGCGCAAGCTCACGAACAGATTCGTTCATCTCCTCGAAAAGCTGCGGCTTGCGCCCAAGGGCACCAAGGCGGTAAGTGACATGCTGATGCGGACTTCGGATGCCTTGGTGGCCGCCGGCGAGCTGGGCATCTTCACCCCCATGTATTTCGTGCTCGCTCGGAGGTGA
- a CDS encoding terpene cyclase/mutase family protein gives MDVNLFLIAFRVAVAHGIFVIVENAIARAVENLARRQEARGSWAGDYGGPMFLLPMYVGLTHAAGRPVDERRRRRMLEYLASAQREDGSLGLHAEDTQGSMFTTVLGYVALRILGTAPDDPRAARMLRWIHANGSPLGAAPWGKHFLCVLNLYDWRGIHPVPPELWLLPYAAPFHPARLWCHCRQVYLPMAWLYGTRSAVPAGDLIRALRAELYQGRYAAIAWEAQRNVLAATDRYTAPSLALRAVNRALDGLERLVPRSLRRRALDECLRHIQFEDRTTSFIRIGPVNAVLNTLVHCFRRADAEVERSFTALEGYLWDGHDGMKMQSYNSSELWDTAFALQAVLAAGGHDPVVRRAYTFVRDNQILDDVPELEAHYRHRSRGGWPFSNRPHGWPITDCTAEGLKCALALESKIEASDRIPPELLEASVGLLQSWQNQDGGWATYELKRGGAWLERLNPSEVFGDIMVDYSYVECTSAVLQALAQARTRFPHLEGVDRAIARGGDFLRTRQRADGSFEGSWAVCFTYGTWFGVSGLVAAGARRDDPALARAVDFLVGRQKPDGSWGESGQSCRERRYVQHSRGQVVQTAWALSALVRAGAGASEPARRAARFLVGRQEVDGSWARESLVGVFNKTCLINYDNYRHYFPLWALAEWRDSHRHTD, from the coding sequence GTGGATGTGAATCTCTTTTTAATTGCGTTCCGCGTCGCGGTCGCGCATGGCATTTTTGTGATCGTCGAGAACGCCATCGCCAGGGCCGTGGAGAACCTCGCGCGCCGCCAGGAAGCGCGCGGAAGTTGGGCCGGCGACTACGGCGGACCGATGTTCCTTTTGCCGATGTACGTGGGCCTCACCCACGCTGCGGGCCGCCCCGTCGACGAGCGGCGCCGCAGGCGCATGCTCGAGTATTTAGCCAGCGCTCAACGCGAAGACGGAAGCCTGGGGCTCCACGCCGAGGACACCCAGGGCTCGATGTTCACCACGGTGCTTGGCTACGTGGCCCTACGCATCCTCGGCACCGCTCCCGACGACCCCCGCGCCGCCCGCATGTTGCGCTGGATCCACGCGAACGGGTCGCCGCTCGGCGCGGCGCCCTGGGGCAAGCACTTCCTCTGCGTGCTCAACCTCTACGACTGGCGAGGCATCCACCCGGTCCCGCCGGAGCTCTGGCTCCTGCCCTATGCCGCTCCATTCCACCCGGCGCGCCTGTGGTGTCACTGCCGCCAGGTCTACTTGCCCATGGCCTGGCTCTACGGGACGCGCTCTGCCGTCCCCGCCGGGGACCTCATCCGGGCGCTGCGGGCCGAGCTCTATCAAGGGCGCTACGCCGCGATCGCTTGGGAGGCCCAGCGCAACGTGCTCGCCGCCACCGACCGCTACACCGCACCCTCGCTGGCCCTCCGCGCCGTCAACCGCGCCCTCGACGGCCTCGAGCGCTTGGTGCCGCGATCGCTCCGGCGACGTGCCCTCGACGAGTGCCTTCGCCACATCCAGTTCGAGGATCGCACGACCAGCTTCATTCGCATCGGGCCGGTGAACGCGGTCCTGAACACGCTCGTCCACTGCTTCCGCCGCGCCGACGCCGAAGTCGAGCGCAGCTTCACCGCGCTCGAAGGCTATCTCTGGGACGGCCACGACGGCATGAAGATGCAGAGCTACAACTCGAGCGAGCTCTGGGATACCGCCTTCGCCCTGCAGGCGGTGCTGGCGGCCGGCGGCCACGACCCGGTCGTCAGGCGCGCTTACACGTTCGTCCGCGACAATCAGATCCTCGACGACGTCCCTGAGCTCGAAGCGCACTACCGCCACCGCTCGCGCGGCGGCTGGCCGTTCTCCAACCGGCCTCATGGCTGGCCCATCACCGACTGCACCGCCGAAGGCCTGAAGTGCGCGTTGGCACTCGAGTCCAAGATCGAGGCTTCGGACCGGATTCCGCCCGAGCTCCTCGAAGCCTCCGTCGGCCTGCTCCAGAGCTGGCAGAACCAGGACGGCGGCTGGGCGACCTATGAGCTAAAGCGAGGCGGCGCCTGGCTGGAGAGACTCAATCCGTCGGAAGTATTCGGCGACATTATGGTGGACTACTCTTACGTCGAGTGCACGAGCGCCGTGCTGCAGGCGCTAGCGCAGGCACGGACGCGCTTCCCTCATCTCGAGGGCGTCGATCGCGCCATCGCCCGTGGCGGGGACTTCTTACGGACCCGCCAGCGAGCCGACGGCAGCTTCGAGGGATCATGGGCCGTCTGTTTCACCTACGGCACTTGGTTCGGCGTCAGCGGCCTGGTCGCGGCCGGGGCCCGCCGGGACGATCCGGCGCTGGCCCGAGCGGTGGATTTCCTCGTCGGCCGGCAGAAGCCCGACGGGTCATGGGGCGAAAGCGGCCAGAGCTGCCGCGAGCGGCGCTACGTCCAGCATTCGCGCGGACAGGTCGTGCAGACGGCGTGGGCGCTCTCCGCGCTCGTGCGCGCGGGGGCGGGCGCCAGCGAGCCGGCTCGCCGCGCCGCCCGGTTCCTTGTCGGCCGCCAGGAGGTGGATGGGAGCTGGGCGCGCGAGTCGCTGGTCGGCGTCTTCAACAAGACCTGTCTCATCAACTACGACAACTACCGGCATTACTTCCCGTTGTGGGCACTGGCGGAGTGGCGCGACTCTCATCGGCATACGGATTGA
- a CDS encoding FAD-dependent oxidoreductase has product MEKFHLTPDLAIVGAGPVGCLTALSFAHRGAQVLLLEANPAGADRLAGEWLHPPAVQILERLGVNVPASGGHNTGAGYVVFPDDRSEPIVLKYPEGLKGISCEHKHLVLALREAVVSQPSIQFISSVRATRIEGKKLTFRNEDQDLAKTVTAGQIVGADGRASWVRRQLGDPNHSVTVSLMAGILLENAELPYEGFGHVVLGGPGPVLIFRISPRYLRICLDVPAHRHSVKEASAYLWNAYGPVLPSALLPAFQDALQKRPILWAANQFRSRFYYGENGIPLVGDAVGHFHPLTAVGLTLGFMDGDCLARSSCFEDYRKERSALSYVPELLAYSLYRVFTNQDAGSVALRKSVYRTWRENPFERQRTMRLLAGLETDPSQFRKAFLKMMRSAMSGALKTYQWRSMIGAFGGFMEWFQWLRANAAELRQSANAHDGKKCL; this is encoded by the coding sequence ATGGAAAAATTCCATTTAACTCCTGATTTGGCGATCGTGGGCGCGGGACCGGTAGGCTGTTTGACGGCCTTATCGTTTGCGCATCGCGGAGCCCAGGTTCTCCTTTTGGAGGCCAACCCCGCCGGAGCGGATCGGCTCGCGGGGGAATGGCTTCACCCGCCGGCCGTTCAAATCCTGGAAAGACTCGGCGTCAATGTCCCGGCTTCCGGTGGGCATAACACCGGAGCGGGTTATGTGGTTTTTCCCGATGACCGCTCCGAGCCGATTGTTTTGAAATATCCCGAGGGTTTAAAGGGAATAAGCTGTGAGCATAAACATCTGGTTCTCGCCCTTCGCGAAGCGGTGGTGTCGCAGCCTTCCATCCAATTTATCTCCTCCGTCCGCGCCACCCGGATTGAAGGGAAAAAATTGACTTTCCGAAATGAGGATCAGGATCTTGCGAAGACCGTTACGGCCGGCCAGATCGTCGGCGCTGATGGCCGCGCGTCTTGGGTCCGAAGGCAGTTGGGGGATCCGAATCATAGTGTCACGGTTTCTCTCATGGCCGGAATTCTTTTAGAAAATGCCGAGCTTCCCTATGAGGGGTTCGGGCACGTCGTGTTGGGAGGGCCTGGACCGGTTTTGATTTTTCGGATTAGCCCCCGGTATTTGCGGATTTGTTTGGATGTTCCCGCTCATCGGCACAGCGTCAAAGAAGCATCCGCTTATCTTTGGAACGCGTATGGCCCAGTTCTTCCGTCGGCTTTGCTCCCTGCGTTTCAAGATGCCTTGCAAAAACGTCCCATCCTTTGGGCGGCGAACCAATTCCGTTCCCGATTTTATTATGGGGAGAATGGAATCCCCTTGGTAGGAGACGCCGTCGGCCACTTTCATCCACTCACGGCCGTAGGGTTAACTCTGGGCTTCATGGATGGGGACTGTCTAGCCCGCAGTTCTTGTTTTGAGGACTATCGGAAAGAGCGCTCGGCTCTCAGCTATGTTCCTGAGTTATTGGCCTACTCTCTCTATCGAGTCTTCACCAACCAAGATGCGGGAAGCGTTGCCTTGCGAAAATCCGTTTACCGTACCTGGCGGGAAAATCCCTTTGAACGCCAGCGGACCATGCGACTTTTAGCGGGGCTTGAAACCGACCCATCCCAGTTTCGCAAAGCTTTTCTCAAGATGATGCGGTCGGCTATGTCGGGGGCCCTGAAAACCTATCAATGGCGTTCGATGATCGGTGCGTTCGGCGGGTTTATGGAATGGTTCCAATGGTTGCGGGCGAATGCCGCTGAGCTACGCCAATCCGCCAACGCCCACGACGGGAAGAAATGCCTGTAG
- a CDS encoding helix-turn-helix domain-containing protein has translation MEDINPVETLEAYLRGELSLEEACSRLKIHRSTLWRKCRRLKKAGIEGLRHGLKGRRSNRAVPMSTREEILKFWIEKAQPASMSIYSFHRKLLRSEYKVSYSTLLRWLSGKEAQERASEGPQEPNKMAE, from the coding sequence ATGGAAGACATCAACCCGGTCGAAACTCTCGAAGCCTACCTCAGGGGCGAATTAAGCTTGGAAGAGGCTTGCAGCCGCTTAAAGATTCACCGCAGCACCCTCTGGCGTAAATGCCGACGCCTCAAAAAGGCGGGCATTGAAGGCCTGCGCCATGGGCTCAAAGGCCGCCGCTCCAACCGGGCCGTTCCCATGAGCACCCGGGAAGAAATCTTAAAATTTTGGATCGAGAAGGCACAACCCGCCAGCATGTCGATCTACTCCTTTCACCGAAAGCTGCTCAGAAGCGAATACAAGGTGAGCTATTCCACCCTGCTTCGCTGGCTGTCGGGTAAAGAAGCGCAGGAAAGAGCATCTGAAGGTCCGCAAGAACCAAACAAGATGGCTGAGTAA
- a CDS encoding sigma 54-interacting transcriptional regulator, giving the protein MRRSWKILGRVGEGGMGEVYGALDPQGRKVAVKVLNPDSSPGLFEEEAKLLIRLRHPALVSVLGYQVQSAPLFEEEKGPCFWMDYVEGENFFLGAKKAGFEKILAWLKEALQALQYLHSQSVLHGDLSPSNLLIDRKGRLRILDFGLASLEGAPPKKAAGTLPYLAPECFSGSASFASDLFSLGSLFYQAIARRHPRAGCRSLQELIRKPALPLSEACPQLPPEFALPARVIDRMVETELSSRFSSAVEALEALSGSGADRPQGPFGDYHSARMFGAEGHFQKAGRALAELHERSAIFALHGMSGTGKKRFLRELAFKCALEGITVREIEPENFSRGLGELIQPGARRKAFFFRSLESLDPTELAPLLSLRRGAFSEKGIAALFEWNDEGLSEGGRRFFSNLLQVSECVEIFLKNLNRQDVLAMVRSALGEEAASVAAKTLFEQTAGNPQLLLETLNFLREKQALSKQPFSLRWLEELKSLNRLDRLFLARLQGLSADEKTLLLCFAAAQEPVELENLIELRPKLGLREGGKPLKSLLQPLIERGLLEKRPGENRRYRLSLPSFASALLKSVPLDDLEKIHQAWAETLAKAKDPHPQKIHHALFLKNAKGLDPQVREQCEIYGEAGEVSRALELIEEALPMIQGKAERSRLLRLKTNFLIQRGRNPEALESCEEAFALKADDEPLPLKTVKYWLASGILHRNLGNFSEGVRRLERCVKEAERFKDETHHPFVVQALAQLGLHDLQKGDLGAAKKHFEAGLKLAGPSGRRRAELLRNLGLALGEEKDWEGARRLFQEAARLYQEEGFAKGYFATLLQEGNLYLSVGQAESAEQIYSRAEAVAFQSGDELNLALVRNNRGVLARKRGRLHTALDRLGKAVEGFRIFSPLADLAESLKQRCMAEAAAGRFFKAEEDLKELSRMGDFLPQAKEAASDALRFFKEVKEGVFEAAPKSSETEPVPPWNLEQELRRLTSAGGPAESIREILTEIFFHLPLSLKVSFAERSDYRKFVQAGTQSPKTSPPIRPGGKQMEIINSLSALSRELLREEDMERVLNRLMDTAMNLSRAENGFLVLRSESEEGPIPGFRVAVARNVNREKLKTEEYAFSLSAVKEAMRTGEPVLTDNALSDPRFLEAKSVQLLELTSILALPIHGPRGVLGAFYLDHRFEAGLFEEETLKALKAFADLAALALQKDRMIEELKRSNADLSERVTEQSGRMDLMERELQENRIKLKNEYSEIVGRSPKMVQVLSMVDRITEAKVPVWIYGESGTGKEAIARALHYNSSRAKFPFATENCSALPETLMESELFGHKKGAFTHADRDKKGILAYADKGTIFLDEIADMSLNLQAKLLRFLQEGEVRPLGSNEVIKVDVRVVSASNRDLHELVAEGKFREDLFFRINGITVTLPPLRERLEDLPLLSEHFLQKIAGAAKAKPCRLHPEALRVLMTYGWPGNIRELQSTLETAALFTEERVITPASLQFKPALFASKKKGTGSPLRRPVLASMEPELEKILLTLKDHGYHKVNAARALGMSRRNLYLKLEKFGVPLGVKELKVFIDRRLI; this is encoded by the coding sequence ATGCGGCGGAGCTGGAAAATTTTGGGGAGGGTGGGCGAAGGCGGCATGGGAGAGGTCTACGGCGCTTTGGATCCCCAAGGCCGAAAGGTGGCCGTCAAGGTCTTGAACCCGGACAGCTCTCCCGGCCTTTTTGAAGAAGAGGCCAAGCTTCTGATTCGCCTCCGGCACCCGGCCTTGGTCTCCGTTTTGGGCTATCAGGTTCAAAGCGCTCCCCTCTTCGAAGAAGAAAAGGGTCCCTGTTTTTGGATGGACTATGTGGAAGGCGAGAATTTTTTCTTGGGGGCGAAAAAGGCCGGGTTTGAAAAAATCTTGGCCTGGTTGAAGGAGGCCTTGCAGGCCCTTCAGTATCTGCACTCCCAATCCGTGCTTCACGGCGATCTTTCGCCGAGCAACCTGCTCATCGACCGGAAAGGCCGTTTGAGGATTTTGGATTTCGGTCTGGCGAGCCTGGAAGGCGCCCCGCCAAAGAAGGCAGCGGGCACCTTGCCTTATCTAGCGCCCGAGTGCTTCAGCGGCTCTGCGTCTTTCGCCTCCGACCTATTTTCTTTAGGCAGTCTCTTTTACCAGGCCATCGCCAGGCGACATCCCCGGGCCGGCTGCCGCTCCCTTCAGGAGCTGATCCGCAAGCCGGCGCTGCCTTTGTCGGAAGCCTGTCCTCAGCTTCCTCCCGAGTTCGCCCTCCCGGCTCGGGTCATCGACCGGATGGTCGAAACGGAACTGAGCTCCCGTTTTTCAAGCGCCGTTGAGGCCTTGGAGGCCTTGAGCGGGAGCGGTGCCGACCGGCCTCAAGGCCCTTTCGGCGACTACCATTCGGCGCGCATGTTTGGGGCGGAGGGGCATTTCCAAAAGGCGGGCCGGGCCTTGGCGGAGCTTCACGAACGCTCGGCGATTTTCGCCCTTCATGGCATGAGCGGCACGGGCAAGAAAAGATTTCTTCGTGAGCTAGCCTTCAAATGCGCCTTGGAAGGAATCACCGTACGTGAGATCGAGCCGGAAAATTTCAGCCGAGGCTTGGGCGAGCTCATCCAGCCCGGCGCCCGACGGAAGGCCTTCTTCTTTCGGTCCCTTGAGAGCCTGGATCCGACGGAGTTGGCCCCGTTGCTTTCCTTAAGGCGGGGAGCTTTCAGCGAAAAAGGAATCGCCGCTCTCTTCGAGTGGAACGATGAGGGTTTAAGTGAAGGGGGCCGAAGATTTTTCTCCAATTTGCTTCAGGTCTCCGAATGCGTGGAGATCTTTCTCAAAAATTTAAACCGGCAGGACGTCTTGGCGATGGTCCGGAGCGCCTTAGGGGAAGAGGCGGCTTCCGTTGCGGCGAAGACCCTCTTCGAGCAGACGGCGGGAAATCCGCAGCTACTTTTGGAAACCCTGAATTTTCTCCGCGAGAAGCAGGCCCTTTCGAAACAGCCCTTCTCCCTCCGCTGGCTGGAGGAGTTAAAAAGCTTGAACCGCCTCGACCGCCTCTTCCTCGCCCGTCTCCAAGGGCTTTCCGCCGACGAGAAGACCCTCTTGCTTTGTTTCGCCGCGGCCCAGGAGCCCGTCGAGCTGGAAAATCTGATCGAGCTGCGTCCGAAGCTTGGCCTCCGTGAAGGGGGGAAGCCTTTAAAAAGCCTCCTGCAGCCTTTGATCGAGCGGGGTCTTTTGGAGAAGAGGCCGGGAGAGAACAGGCGCTATCGTCTTTCCCTTCCCTCCTTCGCTTCCGCCCTTCTGAAAAGTGTCCCGCTGGATGACTTGGAAAAGATTCATCAGGCCTGGGCCGAGACCTTGGCCAAGGCGAAGGATCCCCATCCTCAAAAAATTCACCATGCCCTTTTTTTAAAGAATGCGAAGGGCTTGGATCCCCAGGTGCGGGAGCAATGCGAGATCTACGGCGAGGCCGGTGAAGTCTCCCGCGCCCTTGAGCTGATCGAGGAGGCCTTGCCGATGATCCAGGGCAAGGCGGAGCGTTCCCGCCTTCTTCGTCTCAAGACCAACTTTCTCATTCAACGGGGCCGCAATCCGGAGGCCTTGGAGTCTTGCGAGGAGGCCTTCGCGCTTAAGGCCGACGATGAGCCTCTTCCCTTGAAGACCGTCAAGTACTGGCTCGCCTCGGGGATCCTTCACCGAAATCTGGGAAATTTTTCCGAAGGCGTTCGCCGATTGGAACGCTGCGTGAAGGAAGCGGAGCGCTTTAAGGACGAGACACACCATCCCTTCGTCGTTCAAGCCCTCGCCCAATTGGGTCTCCATGATCTTCAAAAGGGAGATCTCGGCGCCGCCAAGAAGCATTTCGAGGCGGGCCTGAAGCTTGCGGGGCCATCCGGGCGGCGTCGGGCGGAACTTTTGAGAAACTTAGGCTTGGCCCTTGGCGAGGAAAAAGATTGGGAAGGGGCCCGCAGACTTTTTCAGGAGGCGGCGAGACTCTACCAAGAGGAGGGATTCGCCAAAGGTTATTTCGCAACGCTCTTGCAGGAAGGAAACTTGTATTTAAGCGTTGGACAAGCCGAGAGCGCGGAGCAAATTTATTCCCGTGCCGAGGCCGTGGCCTTTCAGAGCGGCGATGAGTTGAACCTCGCCTTGGTGCGAAACAATCGGGGAGTTCTGGCCCGCAAACGGGGGCGTCTCCACACGGCGCTAGATCGCCTTGGGAAGGCCGTGGAGGGCTTCCGCATTTTCAGTCCCTTGGCCGATCTGGCCGAGTCTTTGAAGCAGCGCTGCATGGCCGAGGCGGCCGCGGGACGTTTTTTCAAGGCGGAGGAGGATTTGAAGGAGCTGTCCCGCATGGGCGATTTTTTGCCCCAGGCCAAGGAGGCGGCTTCCGACGCCCTTCGGTTTTTTAAGGAAGTGAAAGAGGGAGTTTTCGAAGCCGCGCCGAAAAGCTCCGAGACCGAACCCGTTCCGCCTTGGAATTTGGAGCAAGAGCTTCGGCGCCTTACCTCGGCCGGAGGGCCCGCCGAATCGATCCGCGAAATCCTAACGGAAATCTTTTTTCATCTGCCTTTGAGCCTCAAGGTGAGCTTCGCCGAACGAAGCGACTATCGAAAATTCGTTCAGGCGGGGACTCAATCGCCAAAGACCAGTCCCCCCATTCGACCCGGAGGAAAGCAAATGGAAATCATAAACTCCCTATCGGCCTTGAGCCGCGAGCTTTTAAGGGAAGAAGACATGGAGCGGGTCTTGAACCGGCTTATGGACACGGCCATGAACCTTTCTCGCGCGGAGAACGGGTTCCTGGTCCTTCGAAGCGAGAGCGAAGAGGGCCCCATTCCCGGCTTTCGGGTGGCGGTGGCGCGCAACGTGAACCGCGAAAAGCTCAAAACCGAGGAATACGCCTTCAGCCTCTCCGCCGTAAAAGAGGCCATGCGCACCGGCGAGCCGGTGCTCACCGACAACGCTCTCTCCGACCCTCGCTTCCTGGAGGCGAAAAGCGTTCAACTGTTGGAGCTCACCTCCATCCTGGCCCTCCCCATCCACGGCCCTCGGGGGGTCTTGGGCGCGTTTTATCTGGACCACCGATTCGAGGCGGGACTTTTCGAAGAGGAAACATTGAAGGCCTTGAAGGCCTTCGCCGACTTGGCCGCCCTCGCCCTGCAGAAGGACCGCATGATCGAGGAGCTCAAGAGATCCAACGCCGATCTGTCCGAGAGGGTGACCGAGCAAAGCGGCCGCATGGATCTCATGGAGCGGGAGCTTCAGGAAAACCGCATCAAGCTCAAAAATGAATACAGCGAGATCGTGGGGCGCTCTCCGAAGATGGTCCAGGTCCTTTCCATGGTCGATCGGATCACCGAGGCGAAGGTGCCGGTGTGGATCTACGGCGAGTCGGGCACGGGCAAAGAAGCCATCGCCCGGGCCCTGCACTACAACAGCTCCCGCGCGAAATTTCCCTTCGCGACGGAAAACTGCAGCGCCTTGCCGGAGACCCTGATGGAATCGGAGCTCTTCGGACACAAGAAAGGAGCCTTCACCCACGCAGATCGCGACAAGAAAGGCATTCTGGCCTACGCCGACAAGGGCACCATCTTCTTGGACGAGATCGCCGACATGAGCTTGAATCTGCAGGCAAAGCTCTTGCGCTTCCTTCAAGAGGGGGAGGTTCGTCCCCTAGGGTCGAACGAAGTAATCAAGGTCGACGTGCGGGTCGTCTCCGCCTCCAATCGGGACCTGCATGAGCTCGTGGCGGAGGGCAAATTTCGCGAGGACCTTTTCTTTCGCATCAACGGCATCACCGTGACCCTGCCCCCTTTAAGAGAGCGTCTGGAGGATCTCCCCCTTCTGTCCGAGCATTTTCTTCAAAAGATCGCGGGAGCGGCGAAAGCGAAGCCTTGCCGCCTGCATCCGGAGGCCCTGCGCGTCCTCATGACTTACGGCTGGCCGGGAAACATCCGGGAGCTGCAGAGCACCCTGGAGACGGCGGCGCTCTTCACGGAAGAAAGGGTCATCACGCCGGCATCCCTCCAGTTCAAGCCCGCACTCTTTGCCTCGAAAAAAAAGGGAACGGGTTCGCCTCTGCGCAGGCCGGTCCTTGCTTCCATGGAACCGGAGTTGGAAAAAATTCTGCTCACCTTGAAGGACCACGGCTATCACAAGGTGAATGCGGCCCGCGCCTTGGGGATGTCGCGGAGAAATCTCTACCTGAAATTGGAGAAGTTCGGCGTGCCTTTGGGGGTGAAGGAATTGAAGGTGTTCATCGACAGGAGATTAATATAG